The sequence below is a genomic window from Deltaproteobacteria bacterium.
CCGGTGCCGATCACACCGACACGCTTGCCCGCAAACTTCACCGGCGTATGCGGCCATACGCCGGTGTGGTACCACTCACCTTTGTAATCCTCGATCCCTTTAATGTTGGGCATCTGCGGTGCAGACAGCACGCCAATTGCAGTAATGAGGAATTTCGCCCGTGCGCTGCCGCCCTTTTCCATGCGCACTTCCCAGCAATTGGCTGCTTCATCGTAGATTGCTGACGCGATGCGGGTGCTGAACTGAATATCTTTGCGTAAATCGAACTTGTCGGCGACATGGTTGAGGTAGCGCAAGGTCTCTGGCTGGCCAGCAAAATGCTCGCTCCAGTCCCATTCCTGCAGCAGTTCTTCTGAGAACGAATACCCGTAGCTATAACTCTCAGAATCGAAACGACAGCCTGGATAACGGTTCCAATACCAGGTACCACCAACGCCAGTCCCTGCCCCGTAGACGCGCACCGTCAGACCCAGCTGACGTAGCCGATACAATTGATACATCCCGGAAATGCCTGCGCCGATAATGATCACATCAAATTGCTCAACTGGTTTTACATCGACTGCCGCTGCCTGCTGCTGTAAAGAACTTGCCATGTATTCCTCCCTTTTGTCTGCCCTTGTCTCTTTCAAGTGTCGCTTTTGGTGACAGCGGTGTCCTGCTCTGTCTCCAGAGGCGGCAGTAGCCCCTCTCCTGGGTACCGCTTCGCCTCTCACCATCCGGGCACTGCTCTCTACGAGCAAATCGTACGCCAAGAAGAATCGCCAGCTGTTTCCTTACTCAATACTTCCTACTCGCGTAGAAGCATCACGGAGATCTTGTCGAGCAGATATTGGCCCAAATTTTGTAGGTGTCTGGACACAAGAGTAGTTTTGCTCGAGTATGTCGAGTCTGGTTTGTACGCGACGCATTAACACTGTTGGTGAGAGGAAGGGATCACACCATGGCACAACGTTCACAGGACAAGAAAGACCTTCGTATTGTCACCATTGGCGCTGGTATGGCCGGAGTGCTCTCGGCCATTAAACTGCGCGAAGCGGGCTACAACAACTTCATCATTTACGAGAAAGGCGATACGATTGGTGGCACGTGGCGGGAGAATACCTATCCAGGGCTTGCCTGTGACGTGCCGGCGCATTTGTATACCTATTCATTCGAACCCAATCCGGACTGGAGT
It includes:
- a CDS encoding NAD(P)/FAD-dependent oxidoreductase, which codes for MASSLQQQAAAVDVKPVEQFDVIIIGAGISGMYQLYRLRQLGLTVRVYGAGTGVGGTWYWNRYPGCRFDSESYSYGYSFSEELLQEWDWSEHFAGQPETLRYLNHVADKFDLRKDIQFSTRIASAIYDEAANCWEVRMEKGGSARAKFLITAIGVLSAPQMPNIKGIEDYKGEWYHTGVWPHTPVKFAGKRVGVIGTGATAVQLITEIAKEVGHLTVFQRTPNFCAPLRNSPIDAETQKKIKASYPEIFRECFEKGIGKLEG